Below is a genomic region from Methanosphaera sp. ISO3-F5.
TATTCTAATTAATGATAATCAACAATCTAATCCAAAAGAAAACGTTCAACAAAATTCTAAAAGAAATACAAAACATATGTGTTTGGGATTAATAGGATTATTAGTAATATTATTGATTATAGGGCTATTTGTTGGAGATACATCCAAACCGATTAATTTAGAGGATGTTCGCGTATCATCAGAATTTACTATTAAATTTCAAAATGAATCACGACTTGATTTATATACTGAAGATGGAACATACTTTTATATGATTGTAATAAACCGTGAAGATCAACGAAATCCCAAAATAATTAGTGATGAATTACAAAATCAGGGATTTATACTTCAAGATAGTGATAATGTCCTAATTAATAATAAAAATGTTAAAGAAGAAAAATACAAGTACAATTCTGGAGATAGTTTTGTATATAATTATATTTTAGAACAGGGAAATAAAAAATACTCAATAAGTTGTTTAACTAACAATAATATTTGGTACATAGAGAATGAACATAACCCAGTGAATAAAGTAATTAATTCTATGATAAAATATTCAACATAAAAA
It encodes:
- a CDS encoding zinc-ribbon domain-containing protein, producing the protein MIKCLKCNEINTDDSKFCSKCGNSLTKSDVNFILINDNQQSNPKENVQQNSKRNTKHMCLGLIGLLVILLIIGLFVGDTSKPINLEDVRVSSEFTIKFQNESRLDLYTEDGTYFYMIVINREDQRNPKIISDELQNQGFILQDSDNVLINNKNVKEEKYKYNSGDSFVYNYILEQGNKKYSISCLTNNNIWYIENEHNPVNKVINSMIKYST